The proteins below are encoded in one region of Sphingobacterium sp. R2:
- the holA gene encoding DNA polymerase III subunit delta yields the protein MNIHPILSDIKSRAFKPVYLLQGEESYFIDTIADALEATVLTDAQKGFDQSIFYGKDVDMSTIVNSAKRYPMMSDNQVIIIKEAQELKWKSDTEEQLTKYLEHLTPTTILVFCYKHGKFDKRKKIYKVFEKAGLVIDAAKLYDDKVAPWIGSYMKDAGWRIHPQASVLIADYLGNDLSKISNELDKLMLNVPRNQEVSMDDVERNIGISKDFNVFELNTALAKRNALRAYQIVDYFVANPKNNPLVMIIGQVATYFTKVLKYHYLIDKTSAAKELGVHPFFIKEYELAARNYNRRKTFDVLNVLKETDLKSKGVHVPSNFNSAEILKEMIYRILN from the coding sequence ATGAACATACATCCGATCTTATCCGATATTAAAAGCAGAGCTTTTAAACCTGTATATCTATTGCAGGGGGAGGAAAGCTATTTTATCGATACCATTGCTGATGCGCTTGAAGCGACGGTATTGACCGACGCACAAAAGGGGTTTGACCAATCCATTTTTTATGGAAAGGATGTTGATATGTCTACAATAGTCAATTCGGCTAAACGATATCCGATGATGAGCGATAATCAGGTTATCATTATTAAAGAGGCGCAAGAGTTAAAATGGAAGTCCGATACCGAAGAGCAGTTGACCAAGTACCTGGAGCATCTTACACCAACGACTATTCTTGTTTTTTGCTATAAACATGGCAAATTTGATAAGCGTAAAAAAATTTACAAAGTCTTCGAGAAAGCAGGATTGGTGATTGATGCTGCTAAACTGTATGATGATAAGGTAGCCCCGTGGATTGGATCCTACATGAAAGACGCAGGTTGGCGTATTCATCCCCAGGCTAGCGTATTGATTGCTGATTATCTCGGTAATGACTTGTCCAAAATATCCAATGAACTGGATAAGCTTATGCTCAATGTTCCCAGAAATCAGGAAGTAAGTATGGATGACGTCGAGCGTAATATTGGTATTTCCAAAGATTTTAATGTTTTTGAATTAAATACTGCATTAGCAAAACGGAATGCCTTAAGAGCGTATCAGATTGTCGATTATTTTGTGGCAAATCCCAAAAATAATCCTTTAGTTATGATCATTGGTCAAGTAGCGACTTACTTTACAAAAGTTCTAAAATATCATTATCTTATTGATAAGACTTCTGCCGCAAAGGAATTAGGCGTACATCCATTCTTTATAAAAGAATATGAACTTGCGGCGAGAAATTACAATCGTAGAAAAACTTTCGACGTGCTTAATGTTTTAAAAGAGACTGATTTAAAATCGAAAGGTGTTCATGTTCCCAGTAATTTTAATAGCGCAGAGATTCTCAAAGAGATGATCTATCGGATACTCAATTAA
- a CDS encoding type I restriction enzyme HsdR N-terminal domain-containing protein: MFSPTPLNLPPFKAKISKKNNAIYIFDELRKKDLVLTPEEWVRQHWINYLSISKNYPKSLMNIEGGLKLNNLQRRSDLLIYNSNGHKVVLAEFKAPHIKITQQVFEQIANYNTVHRIPYLVVSNGINHYYCKINFKTESYEFLEDLPSYNEIG, encoded by the coding sequence ATGTTTTCACCCACTCCACTGAACTTGCCTCCGTTTAAAGCGAAAATATCCAAAAAGAACAATGCGATTTACATCTTTGATGAGCTCAGGAAAAAGGATCTGGTATTAACTCCCGAAGAGTGGGTGAGACAGCATTGGATTAACTATTTGTCAATCAGTAAAAATTACCCTAAATCACTGATGAATATCGAAGGCGGATTAAAATTAAATAACCTTCAGAGAAGAAGTGATCTGTTAATATACAACAGCAATGGTCATAAAGTTGTTTTGGCGGAATTTAAGGCACCGCACATAAAAATTACCCAACAAGTATTTGAGCAAATTGCAAATTATAATACCGTTCATCGCATCCCCTACTTAGTAGTGAGCAACGGCATAAATCATTACTATTGCAAAATTAATTTCAAGACTGAATCCTACGAATTTTTAGAAGACCTCCCCAGCTATAATGAAATTGGTTAA
- the clpP gene encoding ATP-dependent Clp endopeptidase proteolytic subunit ClpP: protein MNIDKNEFRKYAVKHHRIGSQHVDSFIARTETSIPTNLTPYIVEERQLNVAQMDVFSRLMMDRIIFLGSGIDDQVANIIQAQLLFLQSTDAQRDIQIYINSPGGSVYAGLGIYDTMQYITPDVATICTGIAASMGAVLLVAGAKGKRAALRHSRVMIHQPSGGAQGVAADMEINLREMMKLKEELYTIISDHSGQTYEWVEKSSDRDYWMKANEAKEFGMIDEILLPKKENIK, encoded by the coding sequence ATGAATATAGATAAAAACGAATTCAGAAAATATGCAGTAAAGCATCACCGTATTGGAAGTCAACACGTTGATAGCTTCATCGCTCGCACAGAGACAAGCATTCCTACAAATCTTACGCCGTACATTGTTGAAGAGCGTCAATTGAACGTTGCACAGATGGATGTATTCTCACGTTTGATGATGGATCGCATCATATTTTTAGGTAGCGGTATTGATGATCAGGTTGCCAACATTATTCAGGCACAACTTTTGTTTTTACAGTCTACCGATGCGCAACGCGATATCCAGATCTACATTAATTCTCCAGGAGGGAGTGTGTATGCTGGGCTGGGGATTTATGATACCATGCAATATATCACTCCAGATGTAGCAACAATCTGTACTGGTATTGCCGCTTCAATGGGAGCTGTGCTTTTGGTTGCGGGTGCAAAAGGAAAACGTGCAGCGTTACGTCATTCACGCGTTATGATTCACCAACCTTCTGGTGGTGCTCAAGGAGTTGCAGCTGATATGGAAATCAACTTACGTGAAATGATGAAATTAAAAGAAGAATTATACACCATTATTTCAGATCATTCTGGACAAACTTACGAATGGGTAGAAAAATCCTCTGATCGTGATTACTGGATGAAAGCCAATGAGGCGAAAGAATTCGGTATGATTGACGAGATTTTACTTCCTAAGAAGGAGAATATTAAATAA
- the clpX gene encoding ATP-dependent Clp protease ATP-binding subunit ClpX yields MAKNNDRDIHCSFCGISKNEAQMLIAGNGAHICDRCIQQAGEILAEELKQRKSKTLQTALKLIRPFEIKTHLDQYVIGQDDAKKVISVAVYNHYKRLNQKVDKDEIEIEKSNLIIVGETGTGKTLLAKTVAKILNVPFCIVDATVLTEAGYVGEDVESILTRLLQAADYDVASAERGIIYIDEIDKIARKSDNPSITRDVSGEGVQQALLKILEGTVVNVPPQGGRKHPDQKMIAVNTSNILFICGGAFDGIQKKIANRLRTQTVGYKMNEDEEEIDLNNLYKYITPQDLKNFGLIPELIGRLPVLTYLNPLDKETLLSILTEPKNALVKQYKKLFEYEGIELKFDPDVYTFIVDKADEFKLGARGLRSICEAIMLDAMFEIPSTKEQTGQKALEITLDYAKKKFEKSDLKKLKVA; encoded by the coding sequence ATGGCAAAGAATAACGACAGAGACATTCATTGTTCGTTTTGTGGGATAAGCAAAAATGAAGCTCAGATGCTCATTGCAGGTAACGGTGCACATATCTGTGATAGATGCATCCAGCAAGCAGGCGAAATCTTAGCAGAAGAATTAAAACAACGAAAAAGCAAAACATTACAGACGGCATTAAAGTTGATCCGCCCTTTTGAAATCAAAACTCACTTGGATCAATATGTGATCGGTCAGGATGATGCAAAAAAAGTAATTTCGGTAGCAGTTTATAATCACTATAAACGTTTAAATCAAAAAGTGGATAAAGACGAAATTGAGATCGAAAAATCGAATCTAATTATCGTCGGAGAAACAGGTACGGGTAAAACATTGTTAGCAAAGACAGTTGCCAAGATATTAAACGTACCATTTTGTATTGTAGATGCAACAGTGCTGACAGAGGCAGGTTATGTTGGCGAAGATGTAGAAAGTATTTTAACACGCTTACTTCAAGCCGCAGATTATGATGTAGCATCGGCGGAGCGGGGAATCATCTATATTGATGAAATAGATAAAATTGCGCGTAAAAGCGATAATCCTTCGATTACCAGGGATGTATCAGGTGAAGGTGTTCAACAGGCTTTGTTGAAAATTCTTGAAGGTACAGTGGTTAACGTTCCACCTCAGGGGGGTCGTAAGCATCCTGATCAAAAAATGATCGCTGTAAACACTAGTAATATACTCTTTATCTGTGGCGGTGCATTTGATGGTATCCAAAAGAAAATTGCTAACCGCTTACGTACACAGACTGTAGGTTATAAAATGAATGAAGACGAAGAGGAAATTGATTTGAATAACTTATATAAATATATTACTCCTCAAGACTTAAAGAATTTTGGTTTGATTCCAGAGCTTATAGGGCGTCTACCGGTATTGACTTATCTGAATCCGTTGGATAAAGAGACTTTATTAAGCATTTTGACTGAACCCAAAAATGCATTGGTAAAACAGTATAAGAAGTTATTCGAATATGAAGGTATCGAACTAAAATTTGATCCTGATGTTTATACCTTTATTGTCGATAAAGCGGATGAATTCAAACTCGGAGCTAGGGGTTTACGCAGTATCTGTGAAGCCATTATGCTGGATGCGATGTTTGAGATTCCATCAACAAAAGAGCAAACGGGACAGAAGGCTTTGGAAATCACCCTGGACTACGCGAAGAAAAAATTCGAGAAGTCCGATTTGAAAAAGCTTAAAGTCGCTTAA
- a CDS encoding AMP nucleosidase, translating into MTMTKKESGKSTVNSPITPGLKSKEEIVNNWLPRYTGRPLEEFGEYILLTNFSKYIQLFSEMHDNAPIYGEDKPMQSVTAGGITIINFGMGSPMAATIMDLLSAIAPKAVLFLGKTGGIKKKIPVGELILPIAAIRGEGTSNDYFPPEVPSLPAFAMQKAISTTIRDHQRDYWTGTVYTTNRRVWEHDKAFKKYLKSIRAMCVDMETATIFSVGFANKIPTGALLLVSDQPMVPEGVKTSVSDVTVTAKYVEAHISIGIDALKQLINNGLTVKHLKF; encoded by the coding sequence ATGACTATGACAAAAAAGGAAAGTGGCAAAAGTACCGTAAATAGTCCGATAACACCAGGTTTAAAAAGTAAAGAAGAAATTGTAAACAATTGGCTTCCAAGATATACAGGAAGACCTTTAGAAGAGTTTGGAGAATACATCCTTTTGACAAATTTTTCAAAATATATACAACTGTTTTCCGAAATGCATGATAATGCGCCCATATACGGCGAAGATAAGCCGATGCAGTCGGTCACCGCTGGCGGAATCACCATCATCAACTTCGGTATGGGAAGCCCTATGGCCGCAACCATTATGGATCTATTATCAGCCATTGCGCCAAAAGCAGTACTATTCCTAGGCAAAACCGGTGGTATCAAGAAAAAGATTCCCGTGGGTGAATTGATTTTACCCATTGCTGCTATCCGAGGCGAAGGAACATCGAATGATTATTTTCCGCCCGAAGTCCCCTCCCTGCCCGCCTTCGCTATGCAAAAGGCTATATCAACTACGATAAGGGATCACCAACGGGATTACTGGACAGGAACGGTGTACACTACCAATAGACGAGTTTGGGAACATGATAAGGCCTTTAAAAAATATTTGAAATCAATCCGTGCGATGTGCGTTGATATGGAAACAGCAACGATATTTAGTGTCGGCTTTGCCAACAAAATTCCTACCGGTGCTTTACTACTTGTTTCGGATCAACCAATGGTTCCAGAAGGAGTTAAAACATCTGTCAGTGACGTGACTGTTACGGCTAAATATGTAGAGGCCCATATTAGCATAGGAATTGATGCCTTAAAACAACTTATTAATAACGGGCTGACCGTAAAGCACCTAAAATTTTAA
- a CDS encoding efflux RND transporter periplasmic adaptor subunit, with amino-acid sequence MKKKTLSIFNVSLLICSALATQVSCSSSSSKENKSKEKKVALPVYTVKKSDAITIKDYLGTIEGKVNVEVRPQVEGLLQEIYVDEGSFVQKGQKLFKVDPSTYQENLNNMVATAQVAKAKLKNAQLEVDRLKPLVQNDVISEVRLSSAKSDYQVAKATLDQAIAAVRSAQISKDFTVITAPVSGYIGRIPKRIGNLVSKGDKEPLTYLSDIQEVYVYFSMNESDFLYFSKAQAKKDSLEGKKYNQNKKLVFPEVTLVLADGEEYAKKGIVDAVNGQINRTTGAISLRATFQNDDNILRSGSSGTLKIAEIKKGVLQIPQIAVNELQDKTFVYILDQNNKAQKRNIQLTGKSKNNYIVYSGLKENDRVITSGFDKLTDGSPVTPILQK; translated from the coding sequence GTGAAGAAAAAAACATTATCTATTTTCAACGTATCTCTATTGATTTGTTCAGCCTTAGCCACTCAGGTAAGTTGTTCTTCAAGTTCTTCAAAAGAAAATAAAAGCAAAGAAAAAAAAGTCGCCTTACCGGTTTATACTGTAAAGAAATCAGATGCTATTACCATCAAGGATTATTTGGGAACAATCGAAGGTAAGGTTAATGTAGAAGTTCGCCCCCAGGTCGAGGGATTACTTCAGGAAATTTATGTTGATGAAGGTTCTTTTGTACAAAAAGGCCAAAAGCTATTTAAAGTTGATCCTTCCACCTATCAGGAAAACCTCAATAATATGGTTGCTACAGCACAGGTCGCTAAAGCCAAACTTAAAAATGCACAACTTGAAGTAGACCGATTGAAACCGCTTGTTCAAAATGATGTTATTTCGGAAGTCAGACTTTCCTCTGCCAAGTCAGATTATCAAGTTGCCAAGGCAACACTCGACCAAGCTATCGCGGCCGTACGCTCGGCGCAGATCAGTAAAGATTTTACCGTTATCACGGCGCCGGTAAGCGGTTACATTGGCCGGATTCCAAAGCGTATCGGGAATTTGGTATCAAAGGGTGATAAAGAACCCCTCACCTATCTTTCCGACATTCAGGAAGTGTATGTTTATTTTTCCATGAATGAATCTGATTTTCTGTATTTTTCAAAAGCACAGGCAAAAAAAGATAGCTTGGAAGGTAAGAAATACAACCAGAATAAAAAACTTGTATTTCCTGAGGTGACTTTAGTTCTCGCCGACGGTGAAGAATATGCGAAAAAGGGTATAGTTGATGCGGTCAATGGCCAAATCAACCGTACCACGGGAGCAATCTCCCTACGGGCTACCTTTCAAAATGATGATAACATTCTCCGATCTGGAAGTAGCGGCACACTTAAAATCGCTGAGATTAAGAAAGGTGTACTTCAAATCCCTCAGATTGCTGTAAACGAATTGCAAGATAAAACCTTTGTTTATATATTGGACCAAAACAATAAAGCACAGAAACGAAATATCCAGCTTACGGGCAAAAGTAAAAACAATTATATCGTCTATTCAGGTTTAAAGGAAAACGATCGTGTTATTACCAGCGGCTTTGATAAATTGACTGATGGATCACCGGTAACCCCAATTTTACAGAAATAA